The Flavobacteriales bacterium TMED191 genome has a window encoding:
- a CDS encoding citrate (Si)-synthase, eukaryotic, translated as MKSLKEKFEEQINQSRSRVKNLVAEYGDKIVGEISLRQIYSGMRGMLSMVTETSKLDPNEGIRFRGYSLPEIQDVLPRAKGSNQPLPEGMFYLMLIGSLPDDNDVKNISAELESRSNVPDYVFNVINDLPKDMHPMTQFSIAILSLKNESQFTVAYKKGISKQRYWEPTFEDALNLIAKLPRIAAHIYRRNYHNEEYIEPLKGADWSQNFAHMLGFSDAEFTDLIRLYMTIHSDHEGGNVSAHTAHLVGSALSDAYLSFSAGMNGLAGPLHGLANQEVVRWLLTMQESLGGGLPSRDEIANYVQDSLNNGKVIPGFGHAVLRKTDPRYTAQREFALKYLADDELFLLVSRVYEVVPPILEATGKVKNPWPNVDAHSGILLLKYGMKEYDFFTVLFGVSRSLGIMSQLIWSRALGMPIERPGSTTTDIMIKKFSN; from the coding sequence ATGAAAAGTTTAAAAGAAAAATTCGAAGAACAAATTAATCAATCAAGAAGTAGAGTTAAAAATTTAGTTGCTGAATATGGTGATAAAATTGTCGGTGAAATTAGTTTAAGACAAATTTATTCAGGTATGCGTGGTATGTTAAGTATGGTCACAGAAACATCTAAATTAGATCCTAACGAAGGAATAAGATTTAGAGGTTATTCCTTGCCTGAAATTCAAGATGTTTTACCTAGAGCAAAAGGTTCTAATCAACCATTGCCTGAGGGTATGTTCTATTTAATGCTTATAGGGTCTTTACCAGACGATAACGATGTTAAAAATATAAGTGCTGAACTAGAAAGTAGGTCTAATGTTCCGGATTATGTTTTTAATGTGATTAATGATTTACCAAAAGACATGCATCCTATGACTCAATTTTCTATTGCAATTTTAAGCCTTAAAAATGAGAGTCAGTTTACAGTTGCATATAAAAAAGGCATCTCAAAGCAAAGATATTGGGAGCCTACATTTGAAGATGCATTGAATTTAATAGCCAAATTACCTAGGATTGCAGCACATATTTATAGAAGAAACTATCACAATGAAGAATATATAGAACCTTTAAAAGGTGCAGACTGGTCACAAAATTTCGCCCACATGCTTGGGTTTTCAGATGCAGAATTCACTGACTTAATTAGACTTTATATGACTATTCATTCCGATCATGAAGGTGGAAATGTTTCTGCACATACTGCTCATCTTGTTGGTTCTGCTTTAAGTGATGCATATCTATCTTTTTCGGCTGGAATGAATGGCTTGGCAGGACCTTTGCATGGCTTAGCCAATCAGGAAGTTGTACGTTGGTTGTTAACTATGCAAGAATCTCTTGGAGGTGGTTTGCCTTCTAGGGATGAAATTGCTAACTATGTACAAGATTCATTAAATAATGGTAAAGTAATTCCAGGCTTTGGACATGCTGTTTTAAGAAAGACAGACCCAAGATATACTGCACAAAGAGAATTTGCACTTAAATATTTAGCTGATGATGAATTATTTCTTTTAGTAAGTAGAGTTTATGAAGTTGTTCCACCAATTTTAGAAGCTACTGGTAAAGTAAAAAATCCATGGCCAAATGTAGATGCTCACTCTGGTATATTGTTGTTAAAATATGGTATGAAAGAATATGATTTTTTCACTGTCTTATTTGGTGTCTCTAGATCTCTGGGTATAATGTCTCAGTTAATTTGGAGTAGAGCCTTAGGTATGCCAATTGAAAGACCTGGTTCAACCACTACAGATATAATGATTAAGAAGTTTTCAAATTAA
- a CDS encoding phosphopyruvate hydratase — translation MSKIKNITARQILDSRGNPTVEVDVETQLGFFGRAAAPSGASTGVYEALELRDSKSYFHGKSVLNAVKNVNTILRNTLVGYSVELQEEIDMKMIDIDGTENKSLLGANAILPVSLAVAKAAAHEKKMYLYEYLSNGEYVLPVPMMNILNGGVHADNQIDIQEFMIVPVSASSFSDALRIGVEIFHSLRDILKANNLSTNVGDEGGFAPNLMSNEHAIEIVLNSIEKAGYKVGSDVSIALDAAASEFYNKTKQKYCLNKSSKFSQELTSLEMVDFWVDLVDKYPIISIEDALHEDDWSGWSKLTKKIGSKIQLVGDDLFVTNSNRLDIGIQNKAANSILIKLNQIGTLTETLSTINMARLNNFNTIISHRSGETEDVTIADLAVACCAGQIKTGSLCRSDRVAKYNQLLRIEEKLGRKATYNGFPSIKN, via the coding sequence ATGTCTAAAATTAAAAATATTACTGCACGACAAATTTTAGACTCAAGAGGAAACCCGACTGTTGAAGTAGATGTAGAAACTCAATTAGGTTTTTTCGGAAGAGCTGCTGCCCCTTCTGGAGCTTCAACTGGAGTCTATGAAGCATTAGAATTAAGAGATAGTAAATCATATTTTCATGGAAAAAGTGTTTTGAATGCAGTCAAAAATGTAAATACCATCTTAAGAAATACTTTAGTTGGCTATTCTGTTGAATTGCAAGAAGAAATAGATATGAAAATGATTGATATAGATGGAACAGAAAATAAATCTTTGCTTGGTGCAAATGCAATTTTACCAGTTTCTTTAGCTGTTGCTAAGGCAGCTGCGCACGAGAAAAAAATGTATTTATATGAGTATTTGTCAAATGGTGAATATGTTTTACCTGTTCCTATGATGAATATTCTAAATGGAGGAGTGCATGCTGATAATCAAATAGATATTCAGGAATTTATGATTGTCCCAGTATCTGCTAGTTCCTTTTCTGATGCGCTAAGAATTGGAGTTGAAATCTTTCATTCTTTAAGGGATATTTTGAAAGCTAATAATTTATCAACAAATGTTGGTGATGAAGGAGGTTTTGCACCTAATTTAATGTCTAATGAGCATGCAATAGAGATTGTATTAAACTCAATTGAAAAAGCTGGTTACAAAGTTGGTTCTGATGTTTCAATTGCACTTGATGCTGCTGCATCAGAATTCTACAATAAAACTAAACAAAAGTATTGTTTAAATAAATCTTCAAAATTTTCTCAAGAGTTAACATCCTTAGAAATGGTTGATTTTTGGGTTGATTTAGTTGATAAATATCCAATTATTTCTATAGAAGATGCTTTACACGAAGATGATTGGAGTGGTTGGTCTAAACTGACAAAAAAAATTGGGAGTAAAATTCAATTAGTTGGTGATGATTTATTTGTTACTAATTCAAATAGATTAGATATTGGTATTCAAAATAAAGCAGCAAATTCTATTCTAATAAAACTTAATCAAATAGGAACTTTAACAGAAACTTTATCTACAATAAATATGGCTAGATTAAATAATTTTAATACTATTATTAGCCATAGGTCAGGTGAAACAGAAGATGTTACAATTGCTGATTTAGCAGTTGCATGTTGTGCAGGACAAATTAAAACAGGTTCTTTATGTAGATCTGATAGAGTTGCAAAGTATAATCAATTATTGCGTATAGAAGAAAAATTAGGCCGCAAGGCTACATATAACGGATTCCCAAGTATAAAAAATTAG
- a CDS encoding carbamoyl-phosphate synthase small subunit — translation MFHVKEDAVLILEDGTTLFGKSAGYIGYAVGEICFNTGMTGYQEIFTDPSYYGQIMVTTNAHIGNYGYSNNDVESDSVKISGLVCKDLNLHNSRDASDGDLQEYFEKQKIVCIHDIDTRALVRHIRNKGAMNAIISTNISSIDSLKSKLAKVPSMEGLELSSFVSTKKAYTIGNINSSYKVAVIDFGVKKNILDCLEKRGCFLKVFPMQTPFDEVMEFDPSGLFLSNGPGDPSIMHDSISKIKQMLNGVVPVFGICLGHQLIALAGGLKTYKMHTGHRGINHPIINLSTNKCEVTSQNHGFTIDEKSLNNNNNIEVTHRNLNDNTIEGIKFKNKSIFSVQHHPESSPGPHDSRYLFDNFINNMQHFLNNKNV, via the coding sequence ATTTTTCATGTGAAAGAGGACGCAGTATTAATTTTAGAAGACGGAACCACGCTTTTTGGTAAAAGTGCTGGTTATATAGGTTATGCTGTTGGTGAAATTTGTTTTAATACAGGGATGACTGGTTATCAAGAAATATTTACAGACCCTTCTTATTATGGACAAATAATGGTAACTACCAATGCTCATATTGGGAATTATGGTTACTCTAATAATGATGTTGAATCTGATTCTGTGAAAATTTCTGGCTTAGTATGTAAAGATCTAAATTTACATAATTCGCGAGATGCTTCTGATGGAGATTTGCAAGAATATTTTGAAAAACAAAAAATAGTATGTATTCATGATATTGATACACGTGCTTTGGTTCGTCACATTCGTAACAAAGGAGCTATGAATGCAATAATATCAACTAATATTTCTTCCATTGATTCACTAAAATCTAAACTTGCTAAAGTACCTTCTATGGAAGGTTTGGAATTGTCTTCATTTGTGTCTACAAAAAAAGCCTACACTATAGGAAATATTAACTCATCTTATAAAGTTGCTGTTATAGACTTTGGTGTTAAAAAGAACATCTTAGATTGCCTTGAAAAACGTGGGTGTTTTTTAAAAGTTTTTCCTATGCAAACACCATTTGATGAAGTTATGGAATTTGATCCTTCCGGACTTTTTTTGTCTAATGGACCAGGTGATCCATCAATCATGCATGATTCTATTTCAAAAATTAAACAAATGCTTAATGGTGTTGTGCCTGTTTTTGGAATTTGTTTAGGACATCAATTAATCGCATTAGCTGGTGGTCTTAAAACATATAAAATGCATACAGGTCATAGAGGGATTAATCACCCTATTATAAATTTATCAACCAATAAATGTGAGGTGACATCTCAAAACCATGGTTTTACCATAGATGAAAAAAGTTTAAATAATAATAATAATATTGAGGTCACGCATCGTAATCTAAATGATAATACGATTGAAGGAATAAAATTTAAAAATAAATCTATTTTTTCTGTTCAACATCATCCAGAATCTTCACCAGGTCCACATGATTCTCGATATCTATTTGATAATTTTATTAATAATATGCAACATTTTCTAAACAATAAAAATGTCTAA
- a CDS encoding 50S ribosomal protein L17, translating to MRHRKGNNNLKRKSAHRKAMLANMSCSLIMHKRIKTTLAKAKVLKSFIEPIITRSKLDSTHNRRISFSYLRQKEAVTELFSNISDKVADRPGGYTRIIKLGNRLGDAAEMCFIELVDFNDIYNADKTKKKRTRRSKRSENSSSEEIVEKQVLSKKPSSKSVSEEAVTEEPVSEEAVTEEPTSEEPTSEEPTSEEPVSEEAVTEEQVTEEQVTEEPVTEEPVSEEAVTEEPASEEPVSEEALTEEALTEEPASEEPASEEPASEEPASEEPASEDTNNKN from the coding sequence ATGAGACATCGAAAAGGTAATAATAATTTAAAACGAAAGTCAGCTCATAGAAAAGCTATGCTTGCTAATATGTCTTGTTCTTTAATCATGCATAAGCGCATTAAAACTACTTTAGCTAAAGCAAAGGTACTCAAGAGTTTTATTGAGCCTATCATTACTAGATCTAAACTTGATTCCACCCATAACAGAAGAATTTCCTTTAGTTATTTAAGACAAAAGGAAGCAGTTACTGAATTATTTTCAAATATTTCAGATAAAGTTGCGGATAGACCGGGAGGATATACTCGAATTATTAAATTAGGTAACCGACTTGGAGATGCAGCTGAAATGTGTTTTATTGAATTAGTTGATTTTAATGACATATATAATGCAGATAAAACAAAGAAGAAAAGAACTAGAAGATCTAAACGTTCGGAAAATAGTTCATCAGAAGAAATTGTTGAAAAGCAAGTTTTGTCAAAAAAACCAAGTTCAAAGTCAGTATCTGAGGAGGCAGTAACTGAGGAGCCAGTATCTGAGGAAGCAGTAACTGAGGAGCCAACATCTGAGGAGCCAACATCTGAGGAGCCAACATCTGAGGAGCCAGTATCTGAGGAAGCAGTAACTGAGGAGCAAGTAACTGAGGAGCAAGTAACTGAGGAGCCAGTAACTGAGGAGCCAGTATCTGAGGAAGCAGTAACTGAGGAGCCAGCATCTGAAGAGCCAGTATCTGAGGAAGCATTAACTGAGGAAGCATTAACTGAGGAGCCAGCATCTGAGGAGCCAGCATCTGAGGAGCCAGCATCTGAGGAGCCAGCATCTGAGGAGCCAGCATCTGAGGATACAAATAATAAGAATTAA
- a CDS encoding DNA-directed RNA polymerase subunit alpha has protein sequence MAILNFIKPDKVFMIESTETNGRFEFRPLEPGYGLTVGNALRRVLLSSLEGFAISSIKIDGVDHEFSAIEGVMEDVVEIILNLKQIRFKKQIEDAENEEVTISINNQTVVKAGDLGKFISNFQVLNPDLVICNLTKSTKFNFTICIKKGRGFVISEDNKTEDSPLGTIFTDSVFTPIKNVRYFIEDFRVEQKTDYEKLVLDLETDGSIHPKDALTEAAKILIHHFMLFSNERISIQDEYASSIDEYDEQSLHMRQLLKMKLVDLDLSVRALNCLKAAEVDTLGDLVTYNRSDLMKFRNFGKKSLTELDELVEAKGVNFGMDLSKYKLDKE, from the coding sequence ATGGCAATTTTAAATTTTATAAAACCAGATAAAGTATTTATGATTGAATCGACTGAGACTAATGGTCGTTTTGAATTTAGACCTTTGGAACCGGGTTATGGGTTAACTGTTGGAAATGCATTAAGAAGAGTGCTTTTGTCTTCATTAGAGGGTTTTGCAATTTCCTCCATTAAAATAGATGGTGTTGATCACGAATTTTCCGCTATCGAAGGAGTAATGGAAGATGTTGTTGAGATTATATTAAATCTTAAACAGATTAGATTTAAAAAACAAATTGAAGATGCTGAAAATGAGGAGGTTACTATCTCGATTAATAATCAAACTGTTGTTAAAGCAGGTGATTTAGGTAAGTTTATTTCTAATTTTCAAGTTTTAAATCCAGATTTAGTTATATGTAATTTAACTAAATCAACTAAATTTAACTTTACTATATGTATTAAAAAGGGAAGAGGCTTTGTTATCTCTGAGGATAATAAAACTGAGGATTCTCCATTAGGTACAATTTTTACAGACTCTGTGTTTACTCCTATCAAGAATGTTAGATATTTTATTGAAGATTTTAGAGTAGAACAAAAAACTGATTATGAGAAATTAGTACTAGATTTAGAGACAGATGGTTCAATTCATCCAAAAGATGCTTTAACTGAAGCAGCAAAAATTCTTATTCATCATTTCATGTTATTTTCAAATGAAAGAATATCTATACAAGATGAATATGCTTCTTCTATTGATGAATATGATGAACAGTCTTTACATATGAGACAATTATTAAAAATGAAATTAGTTGACCTAGATCTCTCTGTACGAGCTTTAAATTGTTTAAAAGCAGCTGAGGTTGATACTTTAGGTGATTTGGTCACGTATAACAGAAGTGATTTAATGAAATTTAGGAATTTTGGAAAAAAATCCCTAACTGAGCTAGACGAGCTTGTTGAAGCAAAAGGTGTTAATTTTGGTATGGATTTAAGTAAATATAAATTAGATAAAGAATAA
- a CDS encoding 30S ribosomal protein S4, protein MARYIGPKTKIARKFSDPIFGPDKYFEKRKFPPGQHGPNARRGKKSDYAYQLAEKQKAKYTYGILERQFSNIFKKASKSKMVTGVALLQFCELRLDNLVYRLGLANTRNGARQLVSHKHITVNNEVVNIPSYLIRIGDVISVRQKSKSLETITSSLSKNTNIIEWLDWDTQSMKGKLINIPNRDQIPENIKEQLIVELYSK, encoded by the coding sequence ATGGCAAGATATATAGGCCCTAAAACAAAAATAGCTAGAAAATTTTCTGACCCAATTTTTGGACCAGATAAATATTTTGAGAAGAGAAAATTTCCTCCTGGGCAACATGGACCTAATGCTAGACGTGGTAAAAAATCTGATTATGCATACCAGTTAGCAGAAAAACAAAAAGCAAAATATACTTATGGAATATTAGAAAGACAATTTTCTAATATTTTTAAAAAAGCATCGAAAAGTAAAATGGTTACTGGTGTTGCTTTGCTACAGTTTTGTGAATTACGTTTAGATAATTTGGTATATCGTTTAGGTCTAGCAAATACTAGAAACGGAGCTCGACAATTAGTTTCGCATAAGCACATTACTGTAAATAATGAGGTTGTAAATATTCCCTCTTATTTAATCAGGATTGGTGATGTTATCTCTGTTAGGCAAAAATCTAAATCTTTAGAAACAATTACTTCATCATTATCAAAAAACACTAATATTATTGAGTGGTTAGATTGGGACACTCAATCTATGAAAGGAAAATTAATTAATATTCCTAATAGAGATCAAATTCCAGAAAATATAAAAGAACAATTAATAGTAGAATTATATTCTAAATAA
- a CDS encoding 30S ribosomal protein S11, with product MAKNTNKRKVKVDADGEVHIHSSFNNIIISITNKSGQVISWSSAGKQGFRGSKKNTPYAAQTAAEDCGKVAFDAGVRKVNVYVKGPGNGREAAIRAIYNVGISVSEIVDVTPLPHNGCRPPKRRRV from the coding sequence ATGGCAAAAAATACAAATAAAAGAAAAGTAAAAGTGGATGCAGATGGCGAAGTTCATATTCATTCTAGTTTCAATAATATTATAATTTCTATTACTAACAAAAGTGGACAAGTTATTAGTTGGTCCTCTGCTGGTAAACAAGGTTTTAGAGGGTCAAAGAAAAATACTCCATATGCAGCCCAAACTGCTGCGGAAGATTGTGGTAAGGTTGCTTTTGATGCCGGTGTTAGAAAAGTTAATGTGTATGTTAAGGGACCTGGGAATGGTCGAGAAGCGGCTATTCGTGCAATATATAATGTGGGAATTTCTGTTTCAGAGATTGTAGATGTTACTCCACTACCTCACAATGGATGTAGACCACCTAAAAGAAGACGAGTATAA
- a CDS encoding 30S ribosomal protein S13, with protein sequence MARIAGVDIPKDKRGEISLTYIYGIGRNRSREILDKAGVDFNTKVSDWKDNQLQKIREIISDQYTIEGELRSEVQLNIKRLTDIGCFRGIRHRIGLPLRGQKTKNNSRTRKGKRKTVANKKMATK encoded by the coding sequence ATGGCTAGAATAGCAGGTGTTGATATACCAAAAGATAAACGAGGAGAAATCAGCTTAACTTATATTTATGGGATTGGAAGAAATAGATCCCGTGAAATCTTAGACAAAGCTGGTGTCGATTTTAATACTAAGGTAAGTGATTGGAAAGATAATCAATTACAAAAAATTAGAGAAATTATCTCTGATCAATATACTATAGAGGGAGAATTAAGATCTGAGGTCCAATTAAATATAAAACGTTTAACTGATATTGGTTGTTTTAGAGGAATAAGACACAGGATAGGGTTGCCTTTAAGAGGACAAAAAACTAAAAATAATTCACGAACTCGTAAAGGAAAAAGAAAAACAGTCGCTAATAAGAAAATGGCAACCAAGTAA
- a CDS encoding 50S ribosomal protein L36, which yields MKTRASIKKRTSDCKLVRRKGKLYIINKKNPKFKQRQG from the coding sequence ATGAAAACAAGAGCATCAATAAAGAAAAGAACTTCTGACTGCAAGTTGGTTAGGCGTAAAGGCAAATTATATATAATAAATAAAAAGAACCCAAAGTTTAAACAAAGACAAGGTTAA
- a CDS encoding translation initiation factor IF-1, translating to MVKQMSIEQDGIIKESLSNAMFRVELENGHIITAHISGKMRMHYINLLPGDKVKIEMSPYDLSKGRITFRY from the coding sequence ATGGTAAAGCAAATGTCAATAGAACAGGATGGAATTATTAAAGAATCATTGTCTAATGCAATGTTTAGGGTAGAGTTAGAAAATGGGCATATTATAACCGCTCATATTTCTGGGAAAATGAGAATGCATTATATTAATTTACTTCCCGGAGATAAAGTTAAAATAGAAATGTCACCCTATGATTTGTCAAAAGGTAGAATAACATTTAGATATTAA
- the map gene encoding type I methionyl aminopeptidase — translation MIFLKTYKEIDIMRESSLLVARTHAELAKVIRPGITSLYLDNLAEEFIRDNGGLPGFKGYNDFPYTLCVSQNEEVVHGMPSNKEIKNGTILSIDCGVLMNGYYGDSAYSFSVGELTLEKKRLLDVTKEALDRGVIAAKFGNTIGDIGFTIQNFAESHGYSVVRDLVGHGIGKQLHESPEVPNYGKKGMGSILEDGMVLAIEPMINLGLPDIIHKNDGWTIVTKDGLPSAHFEYTVAIKKDKTEVLSPFNLIENVLN, via the coding sequence ATGATATTTTTAAAAACATATAAGGAAATTGATATAATGAGAGAAAGTTCATTGTTAGTTGCACGAACTCATGCCGAATTAGCTAAGGTGATAAGACCGGGTATCACTTCTTTATATTTAGATAATTTAGCAGAGGAATTTATTAGAGATAACGGAGGGCTTCCAGGATTTAAAGGTTACAATGATTTTCCTTATACTTTATGTGTATCACAGAATGAAGAAGTTGTACACGGAATGCCATCAAATAAAGAAATTAAAAACGGTACAATTTTATCTATTGACTGTGGTGTCTTGATGAATGGTTACTATGGTGATTCAGCATATAGTTTTTCAGTAGGCGAGTTAACTCTAGAAAAAAAGAGACTTTTAGATGTGACAAAAGAGGCATTGGATAGAGGTGTTATTGCTGCAAAATTTGGTAATACTATTGGAGATATAGGCTTTACAATTCAAAATTTTGCAGAGTCACATGGTTATTCAGTTGTAAGAGATTTAGTTGGTCATGGAATAGGGAAACAATTACACGAGTCTCCAGAAGTGCCAAATTATGGTAAAAAAGGTATGGGTAGTATTTTGGAAGATGGAATGGTATTAGCAATTGAGCCTATGATTAATTTAGGCTTACCTGATATTATTCATAAAAATGATGGTTGGACAATTGTTACTAAAGATGGTCTTCCATCTGCACATTTTGAGTATACTGTTGCAATAAAAAAAGACAAAACAGAAGTTTTATCTCCTTTTAATTTAATTGAGAATGTTTTAAACTAG
- the secY gene encoding preprotein translocase subunit SecY, which yields MKALLSTLRNIWKIEDLRLRIFTTLGFVLIYRLGSFVTLPGIDPNQLQLLESQTSDGLLGLLNLFTGGAFSQASIMALGIMPYISASIVIQLLGVAVPYIQKLQREGESGRTKISQLTRYLTIVITGVQGPGYIANIQATLPESAFFYNMTDQLSQTGFFVSSMLILVTGTLFAMWLGEKITDRGIGNGISLLIMIGIIAALPQAFAFEFVTKINSSGGGLVMLVIELVLILAVILLCILLVQGTRRIPIAYPKQMMGQRFAGARQYIPLKINAAGVMPIIFAQAIMFIPITFAGFSTSTAASGFVQEFSDFAGFWYNFVFAILVIVFTYFYTAITVNPDQMAADMKRSGATIYNLKQGKPTAKFLNETMTRIVLPGSFFLAFVAILPAFAMRAGVNPQFAQFYGGTSLLIMVGVVLDTVQQINAHLLNRHYDGLMKKGRRTRSGM from the coding sequence ATGAAAGCTTTACTGAGTACATTAAGAAATATATGGAAAATAGAAGATTTAAGATTACGAATCTTTACCACCTTAGGCTTTGTCTTAATTTATAGATTAGGTTCTTTTGTTACCTTACCAGGTATTGATCCCAATCAATTGCAATTATTAGAAAGTCAGACCTCAGATGGTCTTCTTGGTTTATTAAATTTATTTACTGGTGGAGCGTTTTCTCAGGCCTCTATTATGGCTCTTGGAATCATGCCTTATATTTCTGCCTCAATTGTTATCCAATTATTAGGTGTAGCAGTTCCATATATTCAAAAATTACAACGAGAAGGTGAAAGTGGAAGAACCAAGATAAGTCAGTTAACTCGTTATCTAACTATAGTAATAACTGGTGTTCAGGGTCCTGGTTATATTGCAAATATACAAGCAACACTTCCTGAAAGTGCATTTTTTTACAATATGACTGATCAATTATCTCAAACTGGTTTTTTTGTGTCAAGCATGCTAATTTTAGTTACAGGTACCTTGTTTGCTATGTGGCTTGGCGAGAAAATTACAGATCGAGGAATAGGTAATGGTATTTCATTATTAATAATGATTGGTATTATTGCAGCATTACCACAAGCATTTGCATTTGAATTTGTTACTAAAATAAATAGTTCAGGTGGAGGACTAGTGATGCTTGTTATTGAATTAGTCTTAATTTTAGCAGTTATTTTATTATGTATTTTATTAGTACAAGGGACAAGAAGAATCCCAATTGCCTATCCGAAACAGATGATGGGGCAGAGATTTGCTGGTGCTAGACAATATATTCCATTAAAAATAAATGCAGCTGGAGTTATGCCTATAATTTTTGCCCAAGCAATAATGTTTATTCCTATTACTTTTGCAGGATTTTCGACATCAACTGCTGCTAGTGGCTTTGTGCAAGAATTTTCAGATTTTGCTGGTTTTTGGTATAATTTTGTTTTCGCAATATTAGTTATCGTATTTACATATTTCTATACAGCTATAACTGTTAATCCTGATCAAATGGCAGCAGATATGAAAAGAAGCGGTGCAACAATTTACAATTTGAAGCAAGGAAAACCAACTGCTAAATTTTTGAATGAAACAATGACAAGGATTGTGTTACCAGGCTCATTTTTTCTTGCATTTGTAGCAATTTTACCTGCTTTTGCTATGAGAGCTGGCGTTAATCCACAATTTGCACAATTTTATGGTGGTACATCTTTATTAATTATGGTTGGTGTAGTTTTAGATACAGTACAACAAATTAATGCACATTTATTAAATCGACATTATGACGGTTTAATGAAAAAAGGAAGACGAACAAGATCAGGAATGTAG
- a CDS encoding 50S ribosomal protein L15, whose product MDLSNLKPAEGSIKKAKRIGRGQGSGRGGTSTRGHKGQKSRSGYSRKKGFEGGQMPLQRRVPKFGFTNPNRVEYQAVNLGDIQKLSDAKKIKDSLDLSMMIDLGLAKKKECVKILSKGEYKIKLNIIAHKFSASAKKIIEDNGGSVTIVE is encoded by the coding sequence ATGGATTTATCAAATTTAAAACCTGCAGAAGGATCTATTAAAAAGGCTAAACGTATAGGAAGAGGTCAAGGGTCAGGTAGAGGTGGAACATCAACAAGAGGTCATAAAGGACAAAAGTCTAGATCAGGATACTCCAGAAAAAAAGGTTTCGAAGGAGGACAAATGCCACTACAACGACGGGTTCCTAAGTTTGGATTTACAAATCCAAATAGAGTTGAGTATCAAGCTGTCAACTTAGGTGATATACAAAAATTATCTGATGCTAAAAAAATAAAAGATAGTTTAGATTTATCTATGATGATTGACTTGGGTTTAGCTAAGAAAAAGGAATGCGTTAAGATTTTATCTAAAGGAGAGTATAAAATAAAATTAAATATCATTGCTCATAAATTTTCGGCATCTGCCAAAAAAATAATTGAAGATAATGGTGGAAGTGTTACTATTGTAGAATAA
- a CDS encoding 50S ribosomal protein L30 codes for MANIMKIKIKQIRSGINRPSNQKKTLKALGLKRINHVVEHESSPQILGMVNVVNHLVRVEK; via the coding sequence ATGGCTAATATTATGAAAATAAAAATCAAACAAATAAGAAGTGGAATAAATAGGCCTTCTAATCAGAAAAAAACTCTTAAAGCTCTTGGTTTAAAGAGAATTAATCATGTAGTTGAACATGAGTCTAGTCCACAAATTTTAGGTATGGTTAATGTTGTGAATCATTTAGTAAGAGTAGAAAAATAA